A section of the Rossellomorea marisflavi genome encodes:
- a CDS encoding DUF1146 family protein, with amino-acid sequence MDVTFGQQALISMLIHLVVFAVTFWALQSIQLDKLLKKNRVAQGRLLYILLTIAIGSAVSRFLLDYYLWTQQLPTLFE; translated from the coding sequence ATGGACGTAACATTTGGCCAGCAGGCGCTGATCAGCATGCTGATTCACTTGGTGGTGTTCGCAGTTACATTCTGGGCTCTTCAATCAATCCAATTGGATAAGCTCCTTAAAAAAAACAGGGTCGCCCAAGGGAGGCTCTTGTACATCCTACTGACCATTGCCATTGGTTCTGCCGTCAGCAGGTTCTTGTTGGATTACTACCTATGGACCCAGCAGCTGCCGACCCTTTTCGAATAG